The sequence below is a genomic window from Sebastes fasciatus isolate fSebFas1 chromosome 11, fSebFas1.pri, whole genome shotgun sequence.
AGTGCTGAGAGAGATGGGACGCCCAAGTCCAAAAGAGAGTGGAGACAGACAAGCAGGTGAGACTGTAATGTATTCCCACTTTAGTATGTTTGGTGTGCAAGTTTCTTTTCTCTTGTCGTGTGTCTCATGAATTTGTATTTTATCTTGTtcaagggaggaagagaggatgtTACACCAGATGTAGATTTAGTAGCTGATGTTATCGAGCACATTGACAGACGTGGTGAGCCAGGTAACTAACCAACCTTTTTTGCTTTTATAGCGGCCTTTAAGATGATGGCTCTGAATCACATTTGTCAAAAATGCTCTCCCCTCATGCTTCAGGTGCAGTGTTGTGTTTCCTCCCTGGATGGCAGGACATCAGGGCTGTTCAAGAGAAACTGGAGGAGAGGCACCACTTTTCCTCAGGCTCACAGATGATCTTGCCATGTAAGAGAGTACAGACAGATTTACAAAGACTGGTCTTTTGTCCTCCAAGTATAGAGAAAGGATTTCTAATGTATTTTCCCCTTTTCTTTTAGTGCACTCTAGTTTATCAGTAGCAGACCAGCAGGCAGTGTTCCAGCGCCCCCAAGTGGGCCAGAGGAAGATTGTCCTCACCACTAACATTGCTGAGACCTCCATCACCATAGATGACATCGTCCATGTGGTGGATGCAGGAACTCACAAAGAGCAGAATTATGACCCACGGACTAAGGTTAGTTTCAAAGTATCAGTTTCATAGTAAACAATTTCAGATCTGCAAAAAACTAAGCTTGTgatttgttgtattttctgaGAATAATTCAAGTTGATTTCATTTTGGTTTTCAGGTCTCCTGTCTGGACACAGTTTGGATATCTCATTCTAATGTCATTCAGAGAAAAGGGAGAGCAGGGCGATGTCAGCCAGGACAATCCTACCACCTGTTCCCACGAAAGCAGCTGGAATCCATGACTCCCTTCCCTATCCCTGAGATCCTGCACACCCCACTGTAGAGTTCAGTGGTACAAGCCAAAATCCACAGT
It includes:
- the LOC141777316 gene encoding ATP-dependent RNA helicase DHX30-like, with amino-acid sequence MILPLHSSLSVADQQAVFQRPQVGQRKIVLTTNIAETSITIDDIVHVVDAGTHKEQNYDPRTKVSCLDTVWISHSNVIQRKGRAGRCQPGQSYHLFPRKQLESMTPFPIPEILHTPL